The following proteins come from a genomic window of Phycisphaerae bacterium:
- a CDS encoding GNAT family N-acetyltransferase, which produces MKIRATRPDELNAVAAFLTDGGMPHTAATLRWKFWDSPGRLNGCGKSIVAEIDGRIVGHIGIMPATVHLDSPGASGVPGGWFVDWVVRRDLRSRGIGIFLLREAEKTCRALMTIQGTADTRQALPALQWVRQDGLSVFKLNVRAGGTCEEAGLGRRVATELARVVRYHPVRWPAPEGWSVTLAGESPAADPWHELDAVLARQHQSLNGAFCHFDRSAEALRWLFMAHPAGHYRLTIARDAAGPAGYIIWRTCRDSGHRIDGRIVDILAPWERPDAWRWLVSVAVARLAAQGVVQISCLAGADSVLGDALRVNRFLSRQDLPLWISPLAAEFCIPRRWHVTFADSDIDTASRE; this is translated from the coding sequence ATGAAGATTCGAGCGACCAGACCCGATGAGCTGAACGCGGTGGCGGCTTTTTTGACCGACGGCGGCATGCCTCACACCGCCGCCACGCTGCGATGGAAGTTCTGGGATTCGCCCGGGCGCCTGAACGGCTGCGGCAAGTCCATCGTCGCCGAGATTGACGGCAGGATTGTCGGCCACATCGGAATCATGCCCGCGACCGTCCACCTTGACTCGCCGGGGGCGTCAGGAGTGCCCGGAGGATGGTTTGTGGATTGGGTGGTTCGCAGGGATCTTCGCAGTCGTGGCATTGGCATTTTTCTGCTTCGCGAGGCGGAGAAGACGTGCCGAGCCCTGATGACCATTCAGGGTACGGCGGATACCCGACAGGCGTTGCCTGCTCTGCAGTGGGTTCGGCAGGATGGCTTGTCGGTATTCAAGCTCAATGTCCGGGCAGGCGGCACCTGCGAGGAGGCCGGGCTGGGTCGGCGAGTCGCCACGGAGTTGGCTCGTGTCGTTCGCTACCACCCGGTGCGATGGCCCGCTCCGGAGGGCTGGTCTGTGACGCTGGCGGGAGAATCGCCGGCTGCTGATCCTTGGCACGAGCTTGATGCCGTTTTGGCGCGGCAGCATCAGAGTCTCAACGGGGCATTCTGCCATTTCGATCGCTCGGCCGAGGCTCTGCGCTGGTTATTCATGGCCCACCCGGCCGGGCATTACCGTTTGACGATTGCACGCGACGCGGCCGGGCCTGCCGGCTACATCATCTGGCGGACTTGCCGAGACTCCGGCCACCGAATCGACGGTCGCATTGTGGATATTCTGGCGCCGTGGGAGCGCCCGGATGCCTGGCGATGGTTGGTGAGCGTTGCGGTTGCACGGTTGGCAGCACAGGGTGTTGTGCAAATCAGTTGCCTGGCCGGTGCTGATTCGGTGCTGGGCGACGCGCTGCGGGTCAACCGCTTCCTGTCGCGACAGGATCTGCCGCTGTGGATCAGCCCGCTGGCCGCCGAGTTCTGTATTCCCCGACGCTGGCACGTCACCTTCGCCGATAGTGACATCGACACGGCGAGCAGGGAATGA
- a CDS encoding asparagine synthase-related protein, with translation MSPGVVLVCDPRVGQARTLVAGVLDALGASSSENREASAVETQACAGVNWAAATVAMCSAESTSGSCAYSDGHDVLLWAGEMLLPVAWVHGGAASREAVAEVVLRRLQAQGFGILEEIDGAFCGAWYEQSRRQWNVFNDKLGLIPVFYAARADRLVIGPTARVVWQATGEPLTLSEEGFCDLLRCENMTDEHTLIEGVNWLKGGHVLRWSPGHCRTQRYWDFRFADSEKCDREEAIEQYTSILCGTMRRHADCRAPLLLGISGGLDSRMLLGMCAEIGRLPLCFTVGWSFSDDVRYGRGLARAAGATHEWVGLEEKDLPERLTQAILATDGLHNVAHMAPAATMRSYLVGHAGAVLLEGYLQGVVGGAYVPLDEDVVEDMVPHQSRWARYRLHAGGDASIINGLLLPDPADRSYRRWQERIDTTWRLAPTDDPLGKAEYVVAASRSGRIDVLGTAMLRDSVWVRCPACDNAVLAWRERTPPRWRRGKQLFLEVIRRQFPKLARVQRTASSGLPVSGNRWLREYCWQKERLHRWWTGLGHPWTRKWGTGGNAGRAWAFATWRATGGLDVLTSANARILNWVRRDRLMEVWEQAVRDPLECGPVMALATAEIMIRHLERIRPGFRGVSPGQVQFVMMETPASCKPQPAWAGTAC, from the coding sequence TTGAGTCCGGGAGTTGTTCTGGTTTGTGATCCGCGAGTCGGGCAGGCCCGCACGCTGGTGGCCGGAGTGCTCGATGCGCTCGGCGCTTCGTCGTCGGAGAACCGCGAAGCCAGTGCGGTTGAAACCCAGGCTTGCGCCGGGGTCAACTGGGCGGCAGCGACGGTGGCGATGTGCTCGGCAGAGTCGACATCAGGGTCCTGTGCTTACAGCGACGGTCATGACGTGCTGCTCTGGGCCGGTGAGATGCTCCTTCCCGTGGCTTGGGTCCACGGGGGGGCAGCCTCGCGTGAGGCGGTGGCCGAAGTCGTTCTGCGTCGCCTGCAAGCCCAAGGGTTCGGCATTCTGGAAGAGATCGACGGCGCATTCTGCGGTGCATGGTACGAGCAGTCGCGCCGTCAGTGGAACGTGTTCAATGACAAGCTCGGGCTGATTCCCGTGTTCTATGCCGCCCGAGCCGATCGCCTGGTGATCGGTCCGACGGCACGTGTGGTGTGGCAAGCGACAGGTGAGCCGCTGACTCTGAGCGAGGAGGGCTTTTGCGACCTGCTCCGCTGCGAGAACATGACGGACGAACACACGCTGATTGAAGGCGTCAATTGGCTCAAGGGCGGCCACGTGCTGCGCTGGTCGCCGGGGCATTGCCGAACCCAGCGATACTGGGATTTTCGATTTGCGGACTCAGAGAAGTGTGATCGGGAAGAAGCCATCGAGCAGTACACGTCGATTCTCTGTGGCACGATGCGGCGTCATGCGGATTGCAGGGCACCCTTGCTGTTGGGGATCAGCGGAGGGCTCGATTCGAGGATGTTGCTGGGCATGTGCGCGGAGATCGGCCGGCTGCCGTTGTGTTTCACCGTTGGCTGGTCGTTTTCCGACGACGTCCGCTATGGCCGAGGGCTGGCACGGGCGGCGGGTGCGACGCACGAATGGGTTGGGCTTGAGGAGAAGGATCTGCCGGAGCGGCTCACCCAGGCGATCCTTGCCACGGACGGGCTGCACAACGTTGCCCACATGGCTCCTGCGGCCACAATGAGAAGCTACCTCGTCGGACACGCCGGAGCCGTGCTGTTGGAGGGCTACCTTCAGGGCGTGGTCGGCGGAGCGTACGTGCCTCTGGACGAAGACGTCGTCGAGGATATGGTGCCGCATCAAAGCCGCTGGGCTCGCTACAGGCTGCATGCCGGCGGCGATGCGTCGATCATCAACGGTCTGTTGCTGCCCGATCCGGCGGACCGGAGCTACCGCCGCTGGCAAGAACGAATCGACACGACCTGGCGTCTGGCTCCGACGGACGATCCGCTGGGCAAGGCAGAATACGTCGTTGCCGCCTCTCGCAGCGGACGGATTGACGTTCTCGGAACGGCCATGCTCCGGGACAGCGTCTGGGTGCGCTGTCCGGCGTGCGACAATGCCGTGCTTGCGTGGCGCGAGCGGACGCCGCCGCGATGGCGCCGGGGCAAGCAGCTTTTCCTGGAGGTGATACGGCGGCAGTTTCCCAAGCTGGCTCGCGTACAGCGGACGGCTTCGAGTGGTTTGCCCGTCAGCGGGAATCGTTGGCTTCGCGAGTACTGCTGGCAGAAGGAGAGATTGCACCGTTGGTGGACCGGGCTGGGGCATCCGTGGACGCGCAAGTGGGGCACCGGCGGTAACGCGGGGCGAGCCTGGGCGTTCGCGACATGGCGGGCGACGGGCGGTCTAGATGTGCTGACGTCCGCAAACGCCCGGATCCTGAACTGGGTTCGTCGAGATCGGTTGATGGAAGTGTGGGAGCAGGCGGTGCGTGATCCGCTGGAGTGCGGGCCGGTGATGGCCCTGGCAACGGCGGAGATCATGATCCGGCACCTCGAGCGGATTCGCCCAGGTTTCCGGGGGGTATCACCGGGCCAGGTTCAGTTCGTGATGATGGAGACGCCGGCTTCGTGCAAGCCACAGCCGGCGTGGGCGGGAACGGCGTGCTAA